In Zea mays cultivar B73 chromosome 7, Zm-B73-REFERENCE-NAM-5.0, whole genome shotgun sequence, the following proteins share a genomic window:
- the LOC100384250 gene encoding uncharacterized protein LOC100384250 precursor — protein MGCAPVVWAAVWLLAAAVAGFADPGGLERAFPIVKPDYGHTKLQLAKEGLEAIQRIRTPIAAVSVIGPYRSGKSFLLNQLLSLSCDNGFGVGHMRDTKTKGIWVWGSPVEVDIGGSKVSVLYLDTEGFESVGKSNVYDDRIFALATVLSSVLIYNLPETIREADISRLSFAVEIAEEFYGRVKGQDVAFEPAKLLWLIQRDFLQGKSVQQMVDEALQRVPNNNGDTNIDELNQIRDSLAVMGDNSTAFSLPQPHLQRTKLCDMEDQELDPLYVKKRDQLKEVVASMIKPKIVQGRTLNGTEFVSFLGQIVDALNKGEIPSAGSLVEIFNKAILERCLKVYSEIMGRAGLPVSVDELREFHDLAKDEARRLFNKQHFGKHHAARSILKLDEEIKKVYRNLGQANEYQSSKLCEARFSECEDKMERLQVLKLPSMAKFDAGFLLCNRSFETDCVGPAKESYRHRMSKMLARSRALFIKEYNNKLFNWLAIFSLAMVVVGRFLVKFFLLEVAAWVMFAFLETYTRLFWSSESLYYNPAWHAIVSSWETVVYSPVLDLDRWAFPICAVLLFLAFYWRCLGGRRGIARSLLPLYNGAYYRSSSRTRTD, from the exons ATAGTGAAGCCAGACTACGGGCACACGAAACTCCAACTCGCAAAAGAAGGTCTGGAAGCAATTCAGAGGATCAGAACTCCAATAGCTGCTGTTTCT GTTATTGGCCCCTATCGGTCGGGCAAATCTTTTCTTCTCAACCAACTTCTCTCCCTATCATGTGACAATG GTTTTGGAGTTGGACACATGCGGGATACAAAAACAAAAG GTATATGGGTATGGGGTTCCCCCGTTGAGGTGGATATCGGTGGCTCCAAGGTGTCTGTTCTATACCTGGACACCGAAGGATTTGAGAGTGTTGGAAAATCAAATGTATATGATGATAG GATATTTGCTCTGGCAACTGTTTTAAGTTCTGTTCTGATCTACAATCTTCCTGAAACA ATTCGTGAAGCCGATATATCGAGACTTTCATTTGCCGTCGAAATTGCTGAAGAATTCTATGGAAG AGTCAAG GGGCAAGATGTTGCTTTTGAGCCAGCCAAACTTCTGTGGTTGATCCAGAGGGATTTTCTCC AAGGAAAATCGGTTCAGCAGATGGTTGATGAAGCTCTCCAACGGGTACCTAACAACAATG GAGACACAAATATTGACGAG CTCAACCAAATCAGAGACTCTTTGGCGGTTATGGGAGATAACAGTACAGCTTTTAGCTTACCACAG CCTCATCTGCAAAGGACAAAGTTATGTGATATGGAGGACCAGGAACTTGATCCGTTGTATGTAAAGAAGAGGGATCAGTTGAAAGAAGTCGTTGCATCCATGATAAAACCAAAAATTGTGCAGGGTAGAACTCTGAATGGAACAGAGTTTGTATCCTTCCTAGGGCAG ATAGTTGATGCTTTGAATAAAGGTGAAATTCCATCAGCCGGGTCGCTGGTTGAAATTTTCAATAAGGCCATTCTTGAACGTTGCTTGAAGGTGTACAGTGAAATAATGGGCAGAGCAGGTCTACCAGTGTCAGTGGATGAACTTCGGGAGTTCCACGACCTGGCAAAAGATGAAGCTAGAAGGCTTTTCAACAAGCAGCATTTCGGTAAACATCATGCTGCTCGGTCCATCCTCAAGCTTGATGAAGAGATTAAAAAG GTGTACAGAAACTTGGGCCAAGCTAACGAGTATCAGTCATCAAAGCTGTGCGAAGCACGGTTCTCAGAGTGCGAAGATAAAATGGAACGACTCCAAGTCTTGAAGCTTCCGTCCATGGCGAAATTTGATGCCGGATTCCTTCTCTGCAATCGAAGTTTTGAAACGGACTGTGTGGGGCCAGCCAAGGAAAGCTATCGACACCGGATGTCAAAG ATGCTGGCAAGGTCCCGTGCTCTTTTCATCAAGGAGTACAACAACAAGCTCTTCAACTGGCTCGCCATATTCTCCCTGGCCATGGTTGTCGTTGGGCGCTTCTTGGTCAAGTTCTTCCTGCTCGAAGTTGCTGCGTGGGTGATGTTTGCCTTCCTAGAGACATACACGAGGCTGTTCTGGTCGTCGGAGTCCCTGTACTACAACCCCGCCTGGCACGCGATCGTCTCTTCTTGGGAAACCGTCGTCTACAGCCCCGTTCTTGATCTTGACAG ATGGGCGTTCCCGATCTGCGCTGTCCTGTTGTTTTTGGCGTTTTATTGGCGTTGCCTCGGTGGAAGGAGGGGAATTGCCCGGTCACTGCTACCTCTGTACAACGGGGCTTATTACAGAAGCTCCAGTCGCACAAGAACAGACTGA